taactatgtgtgtgtgtgtgtgtgtgtgtgtgtgtgtacaagttaAACAGCCAAAGGTTGGTTAGATACACATAGCTCTACTCCAATAAAACACTTCTTTTTTTTTGCTTTTAAATTCATTTCAAAATCTGTTTGTGAGTGAGGAGTTAGTTTGGAGACATCAAAAAAGGTAGAAagcccctctactctctctgtcctgattAAAGGAATCAGCTAACCGTCAGCTAGTGTTCGCCCTGTAAGTGAGCAGAGACACCTAGTGAAGGCACTACAAATAGAGAACTGTTACAACCTGACAACCACCGCATCTACAGAGAGACACTCCTCCAAACACAAACCACACAGGAACACTGATAATGAATGACTACGCTGCTAATTCACACAAGAAACAAAAAAGAGCTGCAAAGACTAATTGCATTTGGCACAAAAGTTCTTAAAGAGGTTTTAACCAACTCTCTTTCTCGAACCCTCACGGTAGGCTCTCACTGACTCAAAAAAACTGAAGTGCTGCCATCCTGGATTTCCATCAAAACCAAATCCAGACATTTTTAACACTGATAATGCCTTGAAGAAGTGAGGACAGGATATATTTAATATCCATGGACAGAAGGCTGTTTGGTCCGTAATACTGATATAGGTGGGAAAGTTACACTGCTTGTGTTCTTGCTGGACAGTGTTTTGACATCATGTTTAAAAGGCAGAAAATAAAATGACAAAAATACACATCACACGTGTGAACAgtacagtgcacacacacacacacacacacacacacacacacacaccttggcgTACAGTTCacgtgcccacacacacacacacacacaaaatggcaCATATCACGCATCATATCAACAGGGGTAAAAGTGGTTTGAGGTATTGACATAAATGACCCATCTAGTTTACCTCTTGTTTTTAGAACAATCCAAGAGGATGAATCCTCTCAGCCCTTTTAATCCAAGATGTTAGGAAACTGAATAATTCTATCACACCCTTCTGAAATAAAACCTGAGGCATGGATGACAGCATTCTATCCCTTAGCTTGTAACAGAGATACCAAAGAATTGGTGACGCtaagagaaatggagggagtatgtTAGAGACACCAACAGAGTTCTACATCCCTTAAATgagggctgtccaaccctcttcctggagatctaccattCCTGTAGGTtgtcagtccaaccctcttcctggagatctaccattCCTGTAGGTtgtcagtccaaccctcttcctggagatctacagtCCCTGTAGGTTGTCAGTCCAACCCTCTCCCTGGAGATCTACAGTCCCTGCAGGTtgtcagtccaaccctcttcctggagatctacagtCCCTGTAGGTtgtcagtccaaccctcttcctggagatctaccgtccctGTGGGTTGTCAGtcaaaccctcttcctggagatctaccgtccctGCAGGTtgtcagtccaaccctcttcctggagatctacagtCCCTGTAGGTtgtcagtccaaccctcttcctggagatctaccgtccctGCAGGTtgtcagtccaaccctcttcctggagatctacagtCCCTGTAGGTtgtcagtccaaccctcttcctggagatctacagtCCCTGTGGGTtgtcagtccaaccctaatttaacacacctgattatATTAATTAGCTGCTCAACAAAGACGTTAACTAGCTGAATCAGAACcgctaaattagggttggactgaaaacctacaggacagtagatctccaggaagaggagtccgaaaacctacaggacagtagatctccaggaagagggttggactgaaaacgtagatgacagtagatctccaggaagagggttggactgaaaacccacaggacagtagatctccaggaagagggttggactgaaaacccacaggacagtagatctccaggaagagggttggactgaaaacctagatgacagtagatctccagcaagagggttggactgaaaacctacaggacagtagatctccaggaagagggttggactgaaaacctagatgacagtagatctccaggaagagggttggactgaaaacctacaggacagtagatctccaggaagagggttggactgaaaacctacaggacagtagatctccaggaagagggttggactgaaaacctacaggacagtagatctccaggaagagggttgggcagctctGCATTACATCTCCTGACGAATCCAGAGGGACCTTATTGAAGCACACTGGATTCTGACCATTGGCAGAACCATAGTAGAAACTATTAGTCTGTGCTAAGACTTGTTTTGTTATGAACAGAGCTTCTCCAGTCCAGTTGAATATCTGTTTCAGCACCAGCGTTGATTCAAAAGGCTGAACACAACACGCAGTGACCGAGAAGCTTGGCACCGTCACGTCATTACATAATAAATACTGCCTTTTAAATCCAGTCCAATTCCTGCCCACGTGCACTGTGGGTAACAGCAGCAGTCTTCCTGTCTCACAGCCCCTGTGTGTTCTGGGAGTTGGAGGCCTGGGCTGGCACTccggggtgaagtttcccctaggtacagatctaggatcagcggTGAGCCCCCCCTCCCCcgaattctaaccttaaccattagtacAAACCATTAATACAAAACTTACCCCAGATCAGTGCCTAGGGACAACTTTACCCTACTCCTGGGCTGGCCCCTCAGTAGCAACAGCGATGTTGCTCTGGTCCTGGAGCAGTAGCTGTGCAGGAGGACATAGAAACACCACCATGACAGTGATGTTATCACTAGAGCCTGCTGCCTTGGCGTGAGCTACTAGCTCCTGGGCCACTCGCTCCCCTAGTACACCCTCTGAGATCTCTTCACACCCAGCCCCTTCCACAGCCCCCTGGGGTTCCCCCTGCTCCCGTAGCGCCCCGAGAACCAGAGCCGGGACCTCTGCGGGCCGGACGACGTCGAAGAAACCGTCGCAGGCCAGGAGGATGTAGTCCTCGTCTCCGTGTAGCCGTGTGGAGGAACAGTCAGCGTCGCCAGAGACATACGGCTTCTGGTCAAAGTCCCCTGGGAAAGAGgtgttgtgtcagtgtgtagaggcagCGGTTCACAAGTAAAGTGAAGGAGACTGGTTATCAGATGTGTTGAGTATTATTGGATGTGCACCGTCCTGGCTTGCATATCAGTCTGTGCTCATCAGTTCAGTATAAATATGAACATACAGTTACAGGCATCAAAATAGAGACGGAGGATTGCAAAGATGCCATTTCAAGACAGAGGTTACCAAGGTAACAGTGGAGGCAAGTTGAAGAAGAAGAGcagagttgttgttttttttcctGGGGTGTTGTTTCAACCACCACAAGGTTGGGTTCCACTCACCTATGGCCCTAGAGACGGCGTAGGTCCCGTTGACACGCCAACAGCCCATGAAGACGATGCATCCACCCAGGCCTTCTACACGCTGCTTCTCATCCTATAGGAAGACAGCAGTGGAGAGATGTTtagcactgtgtatgtgtgtgtgtgtcccatagggcggtgcacaactggcccagcgtcgtctgggatAAGGGAGGCCggcattgtaaatatgaatttgttattaactgacttgcctagttaaataaaggttaaaataataaataaagtgTGTGTGACCTCTCTGTCAGGCTTGTGTGGGTCCATCAGAGTGATGTCTTGTCCCCGTCGGACCAGCATGCTCTGGGAGTCTCCCAGCCACGCCACATGAAGCCACTCCCCTTGCAGCAGCACCGCCACGCCTGTAGTGCCGCTGCGAAGACGCTGAagacacaacacagacagacacacccccgtcacacagacacacaccccccgtcacacagacagacacccccgtcacacagacagacacacccccgtcacacagacagacacacccccgtcacacagacagacacaccccgtcacagacagacacacccccgtcacacagacagacacacccccgtcacacagacacacccccgtcacacagacagacacacccccgtcacacagacagacacacaaccttcCCAGCATCTAACACATTCACATCATAGAGGATGAGAGGATTGTCCAGTCCTACCCAGCCTAACCTTCACATCATCCCAATCTCCACCATGTCTATTGCCTACCTCTCTCTAGGCTTTCCAGATAAAAGCCCCAATCTCCACCATGTCTATTGCTTACCTCTCTCTAGGCTTTCCAGATAAAAGCCCCAATCTCCACCATGTCTATTGCTTACCTCTCTCTAGGCTTTCCATATAAAAGCCCCAATCTCCACCATGTCTATTGCCTACCTCTCTCTAGGCTTTCCATATAAAAGCCCCAATCTCCACCATGTCTATTGCCTACCTCTCTCTTGGCTTTCCCTCTCAACATGTCATCAGTGCGAGTGAAGGCTGTCTTGAAGGCAGTGGCCGGGTCGCTCTGCAGCTCCTCCTGCTGGCTGAGAGTGACGTGCAGGTGGGTGGCGGCATAGATAGCAGCGTCCACGCCGCCATGCCCGTCAAACACAGCATAGTAACCACGCTCCACACCGTCCTACAGGAAGAGGTACAGGAAGCAGTCAGAGGTTCAGCCAATCAACTTGCAGTAAGAAAGAAGTGATCCAATAAATGGAACCGAGAAACgaagtcccaaatggaacccttcctcttctccttccatGGAAGTAGATCTGTAAGCTGGAAGATCTTCCCCTGAACTGCTTATacccaggggtgtagagggtaaactaccaactccagagggtaaactaccaactccaggggtaaactaccaactccaggggtaaactaccaactccgggggagtagagggtaaactaccaactccagagggtaaactaccaactccagagggtaaactaccaactccaggggtgtagagggtaaactaccaactccagagggtaaactatcaactccaggggtgtagagggtaaactaccaactccaaaGTGTAatctaccaactccaggggtaaactaccaactccaggggtaaactaccaactccaggggtaaactaccaactccaggggtaaactaccaactccggggtaaactaccaactccggggtaaactaccaactccagagggtgtagagggtaaactaccaactccagagggtaaactaccaactccagagggtaaactaccaactccagagggtaaactaccaactccagagggtaaactaccaactccaaagggtaaactaccaactccaaagggtaaactaccaactccaggggtaaactaccaactccaggggtaaactaccaactccaggggtaaactaccaactccgggggtgtagagggtaaactaccaactccagagggtgtagagggtaaactaccaactccagagggtaaactaccaactccagagggtaaactaccaactctaggagtaaactaccaactccaggggtaaactaccaactccagtgggtaaactaccaactccagaaggtaaactatcaactccagagggtaaactatcaactccagggatgtagagggtaaactaccaactccaggggtaaactaccaactccagagggtaaactatcaactccagggatgtagagggtaaactatcaactccaggggtgtagagggtaaactgccaactccagagggtaaactaccaactccaggggtaaactaccaactccagagggtgtagagggtaaactaccaactccagagggtaaactaccaactccagagggtaaa
This sequence is a window from Oncorhynchus keta strain PuntledgeMale-10-30-2019 chromosome 14, Oket_V2, whole genome shotgun sequence. Protein-coding genes within it:
- the ppm1f gene encoding protein phosphatase 1F isoform X1, which produces MGGVMEEEVVRGCLRRFLEDFPAPLGPEDPLPLNPLSRKVTLDELRGESLDLGLRLLNTRDAPSTLNAAMCHAALAELLKADLSPFHLPQETEQQQGEEQEVVLLQSEPVQRLFLNKLREVGVAWHQNLPSPLPIGSSRFLMCSAHAIRNTRRKMEDRHVTLPDFNTLTGLKDGVERGYYAVFDGHGGVDAAIYAATHLHVTLSQQEELQSDPATAFKTAFTRTDDMLRGKAKRERLRSGTTGVAVLLQGEWLHVAWLGDSQSMLVRRGQDITLMDPHKPDREDEKQRVEGLGGCIVFMGCWRVNGTYAVSRAIGDFDQKPYVSGDADCSSTRLHGDEDYILLACDGFFDVVRPAEVPALVLGALREQGEPQGAVEGAGCEEISEGVLGERVAQELVAHAKAAGSSDNITVMVVFLCPPAQLLLQDQSNIAVATEGPAQE
- the ppm1f gene encoding protein phosphatase 1F isoform X2, which encodes MGGVMEEEVVRGCLRRFLEDFPAPLGPEDPLPLNPLSRKVTLDELRGESLDLGLRLLNTRDAPSTLNAAMCHAALAELLKADLSPFHLPQETEQQQGEEQEVVLLQSEPVQRLFLNKLREVGVAWHQNLPSPLPIGSSRFLMCSAHAIRNTRRKMEDRHVTLPDFNTLTGLKRLRSGTTGVAVLLQGEWLHVAWLGDSQSMLVRRGQDITLMDPHKPDREDEKQRVEGLGGCIVFMGCWRVNGTYAVSRAIGDFDQKPYVSGDADCSSTRLHGDEDYILLACDGFFDVVRPAEVPALVLGALREQGEPQGAVEGAGCEEISEGVLGERVAQELVAHAKAAGSSDNITVMVVFLCPPAQLLLQDQSNIAVATEGPAQE